In Cupriavidus taiwanensis, the following are encoded in one genomic region:
- a CDS encoding TetR/AcrR family transcriptional regulator, with translation MKTGKSSAGDTKARILDATEKLFTEVGYEATSLRQVTSRAIVNLAAVNYHFRSKDIMMHAVLSRRLDPLNARRLALLDACEARWPGHGIRCEHVMGALFVPALQMARDPAVGGPSFLRLLGRVYSDTSPFIQHYLLEHYAPVYGRFFDAFARAIPSLPRQELGWRLQFALKALAGVLAGEELTSLLPAFTQGRQMSDAHVLAQLTAMVEAVLNVAQPGADELSALQSVFELGEQQQQQQQSGQRAGSASAQPADDPDASVAALAASMGDAASQAAAALGKARTSARTVRNAGTKRAAVTSVPVRAREHTVSFPSNPLDDWMRMRTRT, from the coding sequence ATGAAGACCGGCAAAAGCTCGGCAGGAGACACCAAGGCCCGGATTCTCGACGCCACGGAAAAGCTGTTCACCGAGGTCGGCTACGAAGCCACCTCGCTCAGGCAGGTCACGTCGCGCGCCATCGTCAACCTGGCCGCGGTGAACTACCACTTCCGCAGCAAGGACATCATGATGCACGCCGTGCTGAGTCGGCGCCTGGACCCGCTCAACGCGCGGCGCCTGGCGCTGCTCGACGCGTGCGAAGCGCGCTGGCCCGGCCACGGCATTCGCTGCGAACACGTGATGGGCGCGCTGTTCGTGCCCGCGCTGCAGATGGCGCGCGACCCTGCGGTGGGCGGGCCGTCGTTCCTGCGGCTGCTGGGGCGCGTGTATTCCGATACCTCGCCCTTTATCCAGCACTACCTGCTGGAGCACTATGCCCCGGTGTACGGGCGCTTCTTCGACGCCTTCGCGCGCGCCATCCCTTCACTGCCGCGGCAGGAGCTGGGCTGGCGGCTGCAGTTCGCGCTCAAGGCGCTGGCCGGCGTGCTCGCCGGCGAGGAACTGACCAGCCTGCTGCCCGCGTTCACGCAGGGCCGGCAGATGAGCGACGCGCACGTGCTGGCGCAGCTCACCGCGATGGTCGAGGCCGTGCTGAACGTGGCGCAGCCCGGTGCGGACGAACTGTCGGCGCTGCAGTCGGTGTTCGAGCTGGGGGAGCAACAACAGCAGCAGCAGCAGAGCGGGCAGCGCGCCGGCAGTGCGTCGGCGCAGCCCGCCGATGACCCGGATGCCAGCGTGGCCGCGCTTGCGGCCAGCATGGGCGACGCGGCCAGCCAGGCCGCCGCCGCCTTGGGCAAGGCCCGCACCAGCGCACGCACCGTGCGCAATGCGGGCACCAAGCGCGCCGCCGTGACCAGCGTGCCGGTGCGCGCGCGCGAGCACACCGTGAGCTTTCCCAGCAACCCGCTGGATGACTGGATGCGAATGCGCACCAGGACATAG
- a CDS encoding DUF2957 domain-containing protein: protein MQPHRMTLPRPSTVPARTLAVAAAALLAACGGGGGGDDAPATPTAAQTRLCPAALDYNTTFTGGTGSGELVKVQIDTTRMTWQVTFLDSSVPRQTGTVQPTRSDPTNGLNVMRGSLKAETGLPTEKLNQCAFELSGASLDPNRPAKLFVGEGVAGGTIPGARIQFNGVLGAGAVPDTTFPYFQFIGFAQTETDLSKIAGQYHGTGFHEVPSKQFQLVAQDYRMALAADGSFTVCDNATNTCERKGNNFVPQASGALLSTNYKAESQPPTLGSTLGKAYLIVGKLRGQLVPIMIRVGYANDSLANGPLGADDEIGIGMMAPAVAVTEGTVNGEYVGVDSNFNYRVTALVGAAATMMDPFRPSDASLAIPYRLDFSQQVPGVVRTSRREAPAGSAPTGKLMFTGGVFGFLEQRDSGPYFTVGAFVQ from the coding sequence ATGCAGCCCCATCGAATGACCCTGCCGCGCCCGTCGACCGTGCCGGCGCGCACGCTGGCCGTGGCCGCCGCCGCGCTGCTTGCCGCCTGTGGCGGTGGCGGCGGCGGCGACGATGCCCCGGCCACGCCCACCGCCGCGCAGACGCGCCTGTGCCCCGCAGCGCTCGACTACAACACCACCTTCACCGGCGGCACCGGCTCCGGCGAACTGGTCAAGGTGCAGATCGACACCACCCGCATGACCTGGCAGGTGACCTTCCTGGATTCGTCGGTGCCGCGCCAGACCGGCACCGTGCAGCCCACGCGCAGCGACCCCACCAACGGCCTCAACGTGATGCGCGGCTCGCTCAAGGCCGAGACCGGCCTGCCCACCGAGAAGCTGAACCAGTGCGCGTTCGAGCTGAGCGGCGCCAGCCTCGACCCGAACCGCCCGGCCAAGCTCTTCGTCGGCGAAGGCGTGGCGGGCGGCACCATCCCCGGCGCGCGCATCCAGTTCAACGGCGTGCTCGGCGCCGGGGCGGTGCCCGACACCACCTTCCCGTACTTCCAGTTCATCGGCTTCGCGCAGACCGAGACCGACCTGTCGAAGATCGCCGGGCAATACCACGGCACCGGCTTCCACGAGGTGCCGTCCAAGCAGTTCCAGCTGGTGGCGCAGGACTACCGCATGGCGCTCGCCGCCGACGGCTCGTTCACCGTGTGCGACAACGCCACCAACACCTGCGAGCGCAAGGGCAACAACTTCGTGCCGCAGGCGAGCGGCGCGCTGCTGTCGACCAACTACAAGGCCGAGAGCCAGCCGCCCACGCTGGGCAGCACGCTCGGCAAGGCCTACCTGATCGTGGGCAAGCTGCGCGGCCAGCTGGTGCCGATCATGATCCGCGTCGGCTATGCCAATGACTCGCTCGCCAACGGCCCGCTGGGGGCCGACGACGAGATCGGCATCGGCATGATGGCGCCCGCCGTGGCGGTCACCGAGGGCACGGTCAATGGCGAATACGTCGGCGTCGACAGCAACTTCAACTACCGCGTGACCGCGCTGGTGGGCGCCGCCGCGACCATGATGGATCCGTTCCGGCCGTCCGATGCGTCGCTGGCGATTCCGTACCGGCTGGACTTCTCGCAGCAGGTGCCGGGCGTGGTGCGCACCTCGCGCCGCGAGGCGCCCGCCGGTTCGGCGCCGACCGGCAAGCTGATGTTCACCGGCGGCGTGTTCGGCTTCCTGGAGCAGCGCGACAGCGGCCCGTACTTCACCGTCGGCGCATTCGTGCAATAA
- a CDS encoding efflux transporter outer membrane subunit, with product MTKTLTTLLLVAGVLTGCTLAPHYDRPAPPVADSFPTAPDGYATAEVKSGETRRAADIGWREFFRDPRLQALIATSLENNRDLRTAALRIEEARALYQVQRADLLPTVNANAGYTRARTTAAQSATVLGQPGVTEVYEAGLGISSYELDFFGRVRSLSNAALAQYFATEEARRSAQISLVSEVAKAYLAERAYAEQYELARDTLKARESTYGLAKQRFEAGATSALDLRDNESLVAQARVAAAQLARQRAQAHNALEVLVGKPIGTIENLPEPMRLSDERIISDIPAGLPSDLLEQRPDIRQAEQQLLSANANIGAARAAFFPRITLTASGGSISPTFSGLFDAGTRAWSFAPQLVLPIFDFGRNLSNLDLANVRKNIQVANYEKTIQTAFAEVADALVARGTLEDQVTGQQQVRDAEAARYELSRLRFRSGVASYLDELDAQRQLFTAEQALVQARQLRLNNAIDLYRSLGGGLQESSAVAQQAPAGQGVVTQ from the coding sequence ATGACCAAGACTCTGACCACACTGCTGCTGGTGGCCGGCGTTCTGACGGGGTGCACGCTGGCCCCCCACTATGACCGCCCTGCCCCGCCGGTGGCAGACAGCTTCCCGACGGCGCCCGACGGCTACGCCACCGCCGAGGTGAAGAGCGGCGAGACGCGCCGCGCCGCCGACATCGGCTGGCGCGAGTTCTTCCGCGACCCGCGCCTGCAGGCGCTGATCGCGACCTCGCTGGAAAACAACCGCGACCTGCGCACCGCGGCGCTGCGCATCGAGGAAGCGCGCGCGCTGTACCAGGTGCAGCGCGCCGACCTGCTGCCCACGGTCAACGCCAATGCCGGCTACACCCGCGCCCGCACCACCGCTGCCCAGTCGGCAACGGTGCTCGGCCAGCCCGGCGTCACCGAGGTCTACGAAGCGGGCCTGGGCATCTCGTCGTACGAGCTCGATTTCTTCGGGCGCGTGCGCAGCCTGTCCAATGCCGCGCTGGCGCAGTACTTCGCCACCGAAGAGGCGCGCCGCTCGGCGCAGATCTCGCTGGTCTCGGAAGTGGCCAAGGCCTACCTGGCCGAACGCGCCTACGCCGAGCAGTACGAGCTGGCGCGCGACACCCTGAAGGCGCGCGAAAGCACCTACGGGCTGGCCAAGCAGCGCTTCGAGGCCGGCGCCACCTCGGCGCTGGACCTGCGCGACAACGAGTCGCTGGTGGCGCAGGCACGCGTGGCCGCGGCGCAGCTGGCACGCCAGCGCGCGCAGGCGCACAACGCGCTCGAAGTGCTGGTGGGCAAGCCCATCGGCACCATCGAGAACCTGCCCGAGCCGATGCGCCTGTCGGACGAGCGCATCATCAGCGATATTCCGGCGGGGCTGCCGTCGGACCTGCTCGAGCAGCGTCCCGATATCCGCCAGGCCGAGCAGCAGCTGCTGTCGGCCAACGCCAATATCGGCGCGGCGCGCGCGGCGTTCTTTCCGCGCATCACGCTGACCGCCAGCGGCGGCAGCATCAGCCCGACCTTCTCCGGGCTGTTCGATGCCGGCACGCGCGCCTGGTCGTTCGCGCCGCAGCTGGTGCTGCCGATCTTCGACTTCGGCCGCAACCTGTCCAACCTGGACCTGGCCAACGTGCGCAAGAACATCCAGGTCGCCAACTACGAGAAGACCATCCAGACGGCCTTCGCGGAAGTGGCGGATGCGCTGGTGGCGCGCGGCACGCTGGAAGACCAGGTCACCGGCCAGCAACAGGTGCGCGACGCCGAGGCCGCGCGCTACGAGCTGTCGCGGCTGCGCTTCCGCAGCGGCGTGGCCAGCTACCTGGACGAGCTCGACGCGCAGCGCCAGCTGTTCACCGCGGAACAGGCGCTGGTGCAGGCTCGGCAGCTGCGGCTGAACAATGCGATCGATCTGTACCGGTCGCTGGGCGGCGGGTTGCAGGAGAGCAGCGCGGTGGCACAGCAGGCGCCGGCTGGGCAAGGCGTGGTAACGCAGTAG
- a CDS encoding DUF1571 domain-containing protein — translation MSIQAPIPPSIKLHRLAAIAGAVIGLLAAPLALPPAAMAQPASAPTAAGTPYDGLPSAQQAALFSRQVASGELARLPDAQVLAVFQALQPDALLKWARAEMNRYPEYEYWMSRQERLNGQWQEQPAKMQIRYRHAPRQLYAKWLPGGAQAGQEILYDETRRKDEMYGHLGGVLGFTSMWIALDGSLARSQSNHTVRDLGFQYVLSMLERDAKSLRAAGLSEKYGKAEIVQEQGVRMVALTWDLPAGAPQYYAKRVQLMLDLKHPYIRVETAWDADGNMVEKIVFDKLVRKTFEAAVFDPANPEYRF, via the coding sequence GTGTCGATCCAAGCACCGATCCCGCCATCGATCAAATTGCACCGCCTTGCCGCCATTGCCGGCGCCGTCATCGGCTTGCTGGCCGCGCCGCTGGCGCTGCCGCCCGCGGCCATGGCCCAGCCGGCCAGCGCCCCCACCGCCGCGGGCACGCCGTATGACGGCCTGCCGTCGGCGCAGCAGGCGGCGCTGTTCTCGCGCCAGGTCGCCAGCGGCGAGCTGGCGCGCCTGCCCGACGCGCAGGTGCTGGCCGTGTTCCAGGCGCTGCAGCCCGATGCGCTGCTGAAATGGGCGCGCGCCGAGATGAACCGCTATCCCGAATACGAATACTGGATGTCGCGCCAGGAACGGCTCAACGGCCAGTGGCAGGAGCAGCCCGCGAAGATGCAGATCCGCTACCGCCATGCGCCGCGCCAGCTCTATGCCAAGTGGCTGCCCGGCGGCGCGCAGGCGGGCCAGGAAATCCTCTATGACGAGACCCGCCGCAAGGACGAGATGTACGGCCACCTGGGCGGCGTGCTGGGCTTCACCTCGATGTGGATCGCGCTGGATGGTTCGCTGGCGCGTTCGCAGTCCAACCATACCGTGCGCGACCTGGGCTTCCAGTACGTGCTGTCGATGCTGGAGCGCGACGCGAAGTCGCTGCGCGCCGCCGGCCTGTCCGAGAAATACGGCAAGGCCGAGATCGTGCAGGAGCAGGGCGTGCGCATGGTGGCGCTGACCTGGGACCTGCCTGCCGGCGCGCCGCAGTACTACGCCAAGCGCGTGCAGCTGATGCTGGACCTGAAGCACCCGTATATCCGCGTCGAAACCGCGTGGGATGCCGACGGCAACATGGTCGAGAAGATCGTGTTCGACAAGCTGGTGCGCAAGACCTTCGAGGCCGCGGTGTTCGACCCGGCCAATCCGGAGTACCGCTTCTGA
- a CDS encoding DUF2957 domain-containing protein, translating to MTMSRLWRRTLVVTGVSVAAALAGCGGGGGDDDAPRAGTQAPPQCADTGTCPAQGPVTIGGPPGSLCPAALDYGTTFTGGSGAGELVKLRFDTAARTYQLEIIESPVPKQPGSVSPTRAGVTFTGTFANLTSLPTAEQNRCAVALQTATASDGVSQANIDSARPPVIFLGNGVVGGGIPGATISYPGVLGLGTIPATTFPFYPVLAFAQTETDFTRVAGTYNLLGYHQVPSGGALTASSHFTPATAQTTETLNADGSCTTASGSCRSTGNNWKLRSADGAFESSNADGSRRYPSFQGQAITANNASRAKGLMVVGKLDGALVPLLVRTGYAQISLLPLTVNVDDESGLALMAPAANVASGQLDGGYIGSGSDFAYTASLVKGARVDLLDPMTMNQTGGFQLDFTQAAAGMVTTTDNSGITGALIASGRVFSHLSGTGGANPVFRVGVLAAP from the coding sequence ATGACCATGTCGAGGCTTTGGCGCAGGACTTTGGTTGTGACAGGGGTGAGTGTTGCCGCGGCGCTGGCCGGCTGCGGTGGCGGCGGCGGCGATGACGACGCGCCGCGCGCCGGCACGCAGGCGCCGCCGCAATGCGCGGACACGGGCACGTGCCCGGCGCAGGGGCCGGTCACCATCGGCGGCCCGCCCGGGTCGCTGTGCCCGGCGGCGCTGGACTACGGCACCACCTTCACCGGCGGCTCCGGCGCGGGCGAGCTGGTGAAGCTGCGCTTCGATACCGCGGCGCGCACGTATCAGCTCGAGATCATCGAGTCCCCGGTGCCGAAGCAGCCCGGCAGCGTCAGCCCGACGCGCGCGGGCGTGACCTTCACCGGCACCTTCGCCAACCTGACCTCGCTGCCGACCGCCGAGCAGAACCGCTGCGCGGTGGCGCTGCAGACCGCGACGGCATCGGACGGCGTGTCGCAGGCCAACATCGACAGCGCCAGACCGCCGGTGATCTTCCTCGGCAACGGCGTAGTGGGCGGCGGCATTCCGGGCGCCACCATCTCGTACCCGGGCGTGCTCGGCCTGGGGACGATCCCGGCCACCACCTTCCCGTTCTACCCGGTGCTGGCGTTCGCGCAGACCGAGACCGACTTCACCCGCGTGGCCGGCACCTACAACCTGCTGGGCTACCACCAGGTACCGTCCGGCGGCGCGCTGACCGCCTCCAGCCACTTCACGCCCGCCACCGCGCAGACGACCGAGACGCTCAACGCCGACGGCAGCTGCACCACCGCGAGCGGCAGCTGCCGCAGCACCGGCAACAACTGGAAGCTGCGCAGCGCCGACGGCGCGTTCGAAAGCAGCAATGCCGACGGCAGCCGCCGCTATCCGTCGTTCCAGGGCCAGGCCATCACCGCCAATAACGCCAGCCGCGCCAAGGGGCTGATGGTGGTGGGCAAGCTCGACGGCGCGCTGGTGCCGCTGCTGGTGCGCACCGGCTACGCGCAGATCTCGCTGCTGCCGCTGACGGTCAATGTCGACGACGAATCGGGGCTCGCGCTGATGGCGCCGGCAGCCAACGTTGCCAGCGGCCAGCTCGACGGCGGCTATATCGGCTCGGGCAGCGACTTTGCCTACACCGCGTCGCTGGTCAAGGGCGCGCGCGTCGACCTGCTCGACCCGATGACGATGAACCAGACCGGCGGCTTCCAGCTCGACTTCACCCAGGCCGCGGCGGGCATGGTGACCACCACCGACAACAGCGGCATCACCGGCGCGCTGATCGCCAGCGGCCGCGTGTTCAGCCATCTGTCAGGCACCGGCGGCGCCAACCCGGTCTTCCGCGTGGGCGTGCTGGCGGCGCCCTGA
- a CDS encoding OmpW/AlkL family protein encodes MKTLRLTLALGLAALASLALPAHAQKKGDNVVSAGWFHIQTHGQSDPLTTSLLDVPINYPLGLPSSFTAPGSSISSSNADTLGLTFSHFVTDHIAITAVGGIPPEFKLYGHGELIPPGPAGALGRQSLGDPSLNPIVTKARQWSPAAMVQYHFLEPGTRFRPFLGVGVSYNFFTNIEVNPAFASSVNNNLGAILAAGAGIPGPTSVSADASSSWAPVFNVGGTYNFDEHWGLTAAVTYIPLKTTSTMTIKAANGTVLSTSKTKLEPNPLVFFLAASYKF; translated from the coding sequence ATGAAGACCTTGCGCCTGACGCTTGCGCTGGGGCTGGCCGCGCTGGCCAGCCTCGCCCTGCCTGCCCACGCCCAGAAGAAGGGCGACAACGTGGTATCGGCCGGCTGGTTCCATATCCAGACCCATGGCCAGAGCGACCCGCTCACCACCTCGCTGCTGGACGTGCCGATCAACTACCCGCTCGGGCTGCCGTCGAGCTTCACCGCGCCGGGCAGCAGCATCTCGTCGTCCAACGCCGATACGCTGGGGCTGACCTTCAGCCACTTCGTCACCGACCATATCGCGATTACCGCGGTGGGCGGCATCCCGCCCGAGTTCAAGCTCTATGGCCACGGCGAGCTGATCCCGCCCGGCCCGGCCGGCGCGCTCGGCCGCCAGAGCCTGGGCGACCCGTCGCTGAACCCGATCGTCACCAAGGCGCGCCAGTGGAGCCCGGCGGCGATGGTGCAGTACCACTTCCTCGAGCCCGGCACGCGCTTCCGGCCGTTCCTGGGGGTCGGGGTCTCGTACAACTTCTTTACCAACATCGAAGTCAATCCGGCCTTCGCCAGCTCGGTCAACAACAACCTCGGCGCGATCCTGGCGGCGGGGGCGGGCATTCCGGGGCCGACTTCGGTCAGCGCCGATGCGTCGTCGTCGTGGGCGCCGGTATTCAATGTCGGCGGCACGTATAACTTCGACGAGCATTGGGGGCTGACGGCGGCGGTGACGTATATCCCGCTGAAGACCACGTCGACGATGACGATCAAGGCGGCCAACGGGACCGTGCTGTCGACCTCGAAGACGAAGCTGGAGCCGAATCCGCTGGTGTTCTTTTTGGCGGCTTCGTATAAGTTTTGA
- a CDS encoding GMC family oxidoreductase — protein MAIDNLYDAGIAAGWKVLDAATFTTPRTLDADVVIVGSGAGGGISAEALSRAGLRVVLLEEGALRTSDSFRDMDENRAYRELYQEAAARTTADGAIAILQGRAVGGSTTVNWSSSFRTPPQTLAHWAAHHAVTGHSEAEMAPWFQQVEARLGIAPWALAPNPNNDVLRRGCDTLGWEWHVIPRNVKGCWNSGYCGFGCPVNAKQSMLVSAIPAALASGATLVHRVRVRTLDHDGKRVRSVTGEALGADGYTPTGIGVVVRARHVIAAGGAINTPALLLRSRVPDPHQRLGLRTFIHPVNITIAKMPERIDPYYGAPQSIASDHFQWQHGATGPMGYKLEVPPMFPGISAGVVNGVGEALRRDMAQLPHTNAMLALLRDGFVPESPGGRVRLASDGSPLLDYEMNDYAWDGVRRAWLSMAQAQFAAGAERVRPAHLDAIEYRSWPEAREAIMRLPLKPFRTALFTAHLMGGCAMSDDPRGGVVDSRGRHHQLANLSVFDGSVFPTSIGANPQLSVFALTAQNADALARNLTS, from the coding sequence ATGGCCATCGACAATCTCTACGATGCCGGCATCGCCGCCGGCTGGAAGGTACTGGACGCGGCAACCTTCACCACCCCGCGCACGCTCGATGCCGACGTCGTCATCGTCGGCAGCGGCGCGGGCGGCGGCATCAGCGCCGAAGCGCTCAGCCGCGCCGGCCTGCGCGTGGTGCTGCTGGAAGAGGGCGCGCTGCGCACCTCGGACAGCTTCCGCGACATGGACGAGAACCGCGCCTACCGCGAGCTGTACCAGGAGGCCGCCGCGCGCACCACGGCCGACGGCGCCATCGCCATCCTGCAGGGGCGCGCGGTGGGCGGCAGCACCACGGTCAACTGGTCGTCCAGCTTCCGCACGCCGCCGCAGACGCTGGCGCACTGGGCCGCGCACCACGCCGTCACCGGCCACAGCGAGGCCGAGATGGCGCCGTGGTTCCAGCAGGTGGAAGCGCGCCTGGGCATCGCCCCATGGGCGCTGGCGCCCAATCCCAACAACGACGTGCTCAGGCGCGGCTGCGACACGCTGGGCTGGGAATGGCACGTGATCCCGCGCAACGTGAAGGGCTGCTGGAATTCGGGCTATTGCGGCTTCGGCTGTCCGGTCAACGCCAAGCAGTCGATGCTGGTCTCGGCCATTCCCGCCGCGCTGGCCAGCGGGGCAACGCTGGTGCACCGGGTGCGCGTGCGCACGCTGGACCATGACGGCAAGCGCGTGCGCTCGGTCACCGGCGAGGCGCTGGGCGCGGACGGCTATACCCCGACGGGCATCGGCGTGGTGGTGCGCGCCCGGCATGTGATCGCCGCCGGCGGCGCCATCAACACGCCGGCGTTGCTGCTGCGCTCGCGCGTGCCGGACCCGCATCAGCGGCTGGGTCTGCGCACGTTTATCCATCCGGTGAATATCACCATTGCAAAAATGCCGGAGCGCATTGATCCTTATTATGGCGCGCCGCAGTCGATCGCCTCCGACCACTTCCAGTGGCAGCACGGCGCGACCGGGCCGATGGGCTACAAGCTTGAGGTGCCGCCAATGTTCCCGGGCATCAGCGCGGGCGTGGTCAACGGCGTGGGCGAGGCGCTGCGCCGCGATATGGCGCAGCTGCCGCACACCAACGCCATGCTGGCGCTGCTGCGCGACGGCTTCGTGCCGGAAAGCCCGGGCGGGCGCGTGCGCCTGGCATCCGACGGCAGCCCGCTGCTGGACTACGAGATGAACGACTACGCCTGGGATGGCGTGCGGCGCGCGTGGCTGAGCATGGCGCAGGCGCAGTTCGCCGCCGGTGCCGAACGCGTGCGGCCCGCGCACCTCGATGCCATCGAATACCGCAGCTGGCCCGAAGCGCGCGAGGCCATCATGCGGCTGCCGCTCAAGCCGTTCCGCACCGCGCTGTTTACCGCGCACCTGATGGGCGGCTGCGCCATGAGCGACGACCCGCGCGGCGGCGTGGTCGACAGCCGCGGCCGCCATCACCAGCTGGCCAACCTGTCGGTGTTCGACGGCTCGGTGTTCCCGACCAGCATTGGCGCGAATCCGCAGCTGTCGGTGTTCGCGCTGACCGCGCAGAATGCCGACGCGCTGGCGCGAAACCTCACGTCATGA